The following DNA comes from Erigeron canadensis isolate Cc75 chromosome 3, C_canadensis_v1, whole genome shotgun sequence.
accaaattaaaattgaTATTCCATTGGtctctttaatatataatgacacTTCCACAAACAAGTTGTTAAGTATATGATCGACATACATCCATAAGAGGTATAAGTTCAAATTAAACACCCTAATGACTAATAAAGAAATCTTCGTAAATACGTCTCTTTACTaaaaatttttaacattatgTCAAGTGCTGATGTTGGTGCCATTATCAGGGTAGTTGTTTTGGTCACAGGTAAGTTCGATTGCACAATCTTAGGAAGCAAATTTGAGGGCACCATGCCACTTGTAATTTAATATTCCAAAAATTGGTAAATGGATATGAATCCTTTTTTAGGCTTCCATTCCATGGGAGCATTGAGCCTATCACTCTTTTATAACTAGTTAAGCAGCCTAACCCTATATTCAAGATTTTTTACCTGAGGTTTGAACCTGGGTGTCTGGTCATACCATTAGGATCCCTAACAAGCCTAACATATTTTCAAGATCTAATGTACATGGTATCACTTTTGCAGGTATTAGTGCAGTGGTAATCATATTCTTAGGCACTCGATACAGgtgttttgagaaaaaaacaAAGGAGCCAATAGTAGACGACTCTCGGTTTAGTTCCCTGgccatgatccagttcctggATGACATTGAAAGGGAAAGGCCCATTCAGTTCACCTATCAGCAACTAAGAATAGCCACAAACAACTTTACCATCAAACTGGGTTCGGGTGGGTTTGGGACTGTTTACAAGGGTATCATCAGTAACAACACACCTGTAGCAGTCAAAGTACTCGATGGGACTTCCGACAAGAGAATTGAGCAACAATTCATGGCTGAAATGAGCACAATGGGAAGAACCCGTCACTTTAATCTGGTTAGGCTATACGGGTTTTGCTTTGAGTCAAGTTTAAGAGCTCTTGTATACGAGTTTATGGTAAATGGCTCTTTAGATCACTATTTGTTCAAATCCGACAAGAAGACTATTATAGGGTTCGAAAAGCTCCATGAGATAGCACTAGGGACGGCAAGAGGTATCACGTACTTACATGAAGAATGTCATCAAAGAATAGTCCACTATGATATCAAACCAGGAAACATCCTGTTGGACTCAAACTTTTGTGCAAAAGTATCCGATTTTGGTTTAGCCAAACTTTGTGATAGGGACAGTTCTCACATAACTATGACTGGAGGACGGGGGACCCCAGGCT
Coding sequences within:
- the LOC122594119 gene encoding G-type lectin S-receptor-like serine/threonine-protein kinase At1g34300 isoform X1 produces the protein MSSADVGAIIRVVVLVTGISAVVIIFLGTRYRCFEKKTKEPIVDDSRFSSLAMIQFLDDIERERPIQFTYQQLRIATNNFTIKLGSGGFGTVYKGIISNNTPVAVKVLDGTSDKRIEQQFMAEMSTMGRTRHFNLVRLYGFCFESSLRALVYEFMVNGSLDHYLFKSDKKTIIGFEKLHEIALGTARGITYLHEECHQRIVHYDIKPGNILLDSNFCAKVSDFGLAKLCDRDSSHITMTGGRGTPGYAAPELWMGLSVTQKCDVYSFGMLLFEIIGRRRNMDASLVESQEWFPVWALGKYEKKQLKDLMIACGIAKENEEVVERMLKVALCCVQYKPETRPLMSIVVKMLEGALEVPELLNPFTHLFSGVSEACDSLAEMRGLDSSSSEAVSISKMAMETPTMKKYDITIASV
- the LOC122594119 gene encoding G-type lectin S-receptor-like serine/threonine-protein kinase At1g34300 isoform X2, whose translation is MIQFLDDIERERPIQFTYQQLRIATNNFTIKLGSGGFGTVYKGIISNNTPVAVKVLDGTSDKRIEQQFMAEMSTMGRTRHFNLVRLYGFCFESSLRALVYEFMVNGSLDHYLFKSDKKTIIGFEKLHEIALGTARGITYLHEECHQRIVHYDIKPGNILLDSNFCAKVSDFGLAKLCDRDSSHITMTGGRGTPGYAAPELWMGLSVTQKCDVYSFGMLLFEIIGRRRNMDASLVESQEWFPVWALGKYEKKQLKDLMIACGIAKENEEVVERMLKVALCCVQYKPETRPLMSIVVKMLEGALEVPELLNPFTHLFSGVSEACDSLAEMRGLDSSSSEAVSISKMAMETPTMKKYDITIASV